Within Leishmania infantum JPCM5 genome chromosome 35, the genomic segment CGCACGTCCGAGTGCACGCATCAATACACGCTCATGCGCACAGCATTGGACATCGGGCGTCGGGGAAAGGGGGTAGGGGCCACACAGATACGCCGCGCCGCTACACGCTGCCGaacgaaaagaagagcaATAGGATGCGAGTAAGCAGTCACACGCGGGCCAGCGGTGGAGGTGTGCGCACAACAGAAGAAGACGCAGCAAAAGAAAGGTGGTGGCGTAACcgaagagaagaaaaacgaaaaagtTTCGGGGCGCGAAGGAAGTTGGGCAGCTGCGCATACGGCGGATCGCGCACTAGCCCATGTGCAGCGAgtgccctcccctctccacaGACATAACCCACTGCGGCGTCCAGAACGGGGGACGAGTCAAagaacagaaaagaaaaaacagcAGCTGTGTAGGCACAATGCATGGAGGAGTCCGCCAGAGCACAGCGCTTTCTTGGCTGTAACTCGCCGTCGTTTGCATTGCGCTTCactgcatctgctgcacaGCGCGCAGCTTGGCAAGGGCCGCGGCGTGCTGGGGAGGTTGCCTCTGAAATGCCCACCTGGCGCGCACTCGATCCCGCACGCCATACTCTgtcagccgccgctggcCAGCAGTCAGTGATGCACGatccttcgccgccgtctcttCGCGCCGCAGGCACTCCTTGCGCGCGAGCTCGTATCTCTGCACGAGCCAAGGCGAGCTCAGTGCTCCAAGCGCCCCGGCGAATACGCGAATCCGCTGCCAGTCTGGTGGGAGCCACTGAAACGGGGTTGTGTCCAAATCGACTTTGGCATCGAAGAAGGCCTCTACGGCATGCGCTTCTGGAAAGCACGCACGTTGCTCCAGCGTGCGCCACTGCGCCACGTGGGCCCGGAGGAGCGCGAACTGCAGGATGGTCATGTGGTCATCCACCTCTTGCCACGAACGCGGAGGCCGCTGAACAAGCAGGGCCCAACGCCGCAACAGGTGTAAGACCGCTGAGGAGGACGCGGCGCCCGCCTCCGCACTTTCCGCTGTTGTCCAGGCCACGACTAAGGCCTCCAGCGCACCCACGAGACCGATGCCACAGACCCCCTCCGTGTAGTCACACCCGAGAAGAGAGGCAAGTGCCACAAGCACGGTCTTCGTGATGCCACACGCCGACAGATGTGTCTGCTCGTAGGCGACGACATTTTTCGACTGCGCGAAAAAGCCGCGCAGCACTGTCGTCGCGCCATGCACCAGCACGTCGCTATCCTCCGTGAAAACGGCATCCACGAGGCCGCACCGAGCCAGGAACGCACACTGGGCGTCTGCCTCTGCCGGGCTCAGCACATACGGCACCCCGCAGCAGTCCAGCAGCTCAACCACGTTGAGTAGTTCAAAGGGGATGACGACTCGGTTGGTCCGCGCGGCGCCTCCCTCACGAGGGGGTACGCCACCCAGCGAGCTTTTGCGGTCGGTGGACAAGCTGTGCACTTCGGCGCTTCTGCAGTAAGGTGAGCCTGCCACCTCCGAGACGGCGCCCTTCACAGCGTTTGAATGTTGAGGCGCCGACACTGGAATAGTGCAGTTGTCCTTctcaccctcacccttgCTGCTGGTTGAACCAACCAtaggcagcggcaccggcgctgtGCGACACCGTGAAAACACCTCCACAGCCCTCACCGGCGCGTAGTCGTCTTCATCTCCGTCTTCTTTTCCCACCGTagcggcgtcggtgcgcgGTGACCCAGCGAAGGACGCAGTGACCATCTGAGCAGCTGTCGAGCACGATGAGTGTGCGTGGGACTCgctctcctgctcctgcggACGCAGAAGCTGGGCGAGATGCAGTCGCTGCGTGAACGGCTCCCACGCGAACTCGGCATCGTCACTGTcatcaccatcgccaccatcGGTAAAGGTGTCCGCCTCCTCagagctgccgtcgctgggAAAAGCGGCGCTCTTGCTGTTGCTCGTACTGCTACTACCGAGATCAGTGGCAATGCCCTCATCTCCACTCACAGATTGGGCAGCAgaggatgatgatgatgtgATTACCGATGATGTCCCC encodes:
- a CDS encoding putative DNA repair protein RAD2; the protein is MGVHGLWRLLDSFGVVVQPDELKGKRVAIDASIWIAQFRARVAPGEDTEHKVLEGFLARILKLLFYGIHPVFVFDGPASSSKGAEHHRRTMQQARNARALVKRRARQILLAQVAAGALDVEDLKAAMPSGARAENNAVRAQKDSDAAVPSMAANAAEGTGVSETLPRGGGAGHALGATSSTRSSAIHGGKRPREASEEVLPLPRPHRRRLCRRQRRLAPDAVSATITQSFLRDVEGLLEERTRHEACVLQNALQSTSTSLFMGPRRTVDENSEAVVGVITSGHLQPLHPHRAAAVVLVSGDSQEERDATGCVVISDSESGAEAVSSASCTVASTDGEGCSDVEEVVLVEKAGGPARADAPEGALWLPSSASSPSVATAVLHSGDMTRFLNARSQSTCTPPPELMPSTIASEGTSSVITSSSSSAAQSVSGDEGIATDLGSSSTSNSKSAAFPSDGSSEEADTFTDGGDGDDSDDAEFAWEPFTQRLHLAQLLRPQEQESESHAHSSCSTAAQMVTASFAGSPRTDAATVGKEDGDEDDYAPVRAVEVFSRCRTAPVPLPMVGSTSSKGEGEKDNCTIPVSAPQHSNAVKGAVSEVAGSPYCRSAEVHSLSTDRKSSLGGVPPREGGAARTNRVVIPFELLNVVELLDCCGVPYVLSPAEADAQCAFLARCGLVDAVFTEDSDVLVHGATTVLRGFFAQSKNVVAYEQTHLSACGITKTVLVALASLLGCDYTEGVCGIGLVGALEALVVAWTTAESAEAGAASSSAVLHLLRRWALLVQRPPRSWQEVDDHMTILQFALLRAHVAQWRTLEQRACFPEAHAVEAFFDAKVDLDTTPFQWLPPDWQRIRVFAGALGALSSPWLVQRYELARKECLRREETAAKDRASLTAGQRRLTEYGVRDRVRARWAFQRQPPQHAAALAKLRAVQQMQ